Proteins from a genomic interval of Prionailurus viverrinus isolate Anna chromosome F2, UM_Priviv_1.0, whole genome shotgun sequence:
- the LOC125156272 gene encoding sphingomyelin phosphodiesterase 5-like, with protein MQTLPDWPPASGAPRPSPFPHPGLHALHRLARALLFPAYWALDRLLGCCAPTARPSGLRRLKAAAGAGAALLLLLLVGLPLALLGLPLWLLLQTWRRPFCYQPPPQCWEPPAPWRPPAEPARCFSFLSANLCLLPDGLARFSNLKHSQRRAEAVGAALLAGLRPSRYGATGSSPPGPGAPCGVLTAEVPAGLEFVCLQEVFDLRSAHRLVSRLAPSLGPVLHDVGSCGLQPGPHLKLLGSGLLLASRYPLLRAAFRSFPHARREDALASKGLLSAQAQVGILDGRRVVGFLHCTHLHAPSEDGPLRCKQLTLLLDWIEQFEAESRESGEAVAFSVLLGDLNFDNCSSDHAQEQEHQLFSHFRDPCRLGTRRDQPWALGTILSTSTLRHSVACSPEMLRRALEQEEGRRRYLAGPLGGGRRAEPWRGRRLDYIMYRGAVGGPLSPEVEQVTFSTALAGLTDHLAVGLRLRVSVPS; from the exons ATGCAGACCCTTCCGGACTGGCCCCCAGCGTCCGGGGCCCCACGGCCCTCTCCCTTCCCGCACCCGGGACTGCACGCCCTCCACCGCCTGGCTCGAGCCCTGCTCTTCCCGGCTTACTGGGCCCTGGACCGGCTGCTGGGCTGCTGCGCGCCGACCGCGCGCCCGAGCGGCCTGCGGCGGCTGAAAGCCGCTGCCGGCGCTGGGGccgcgctgctgctgctgctgctggtcggCCTGCCCCTGGCCCTGCTCGGGCTGCCGCTCTGGCTGCTCCTGCAGACCTGGCGCCGCCCCTTCTGCTACCAGCCCCCGCCGCAGTGCTGGGAGCCCCCAGCGCCCTGGCGCCCCCCGGCCGAGCCCGCGCGCTGCTTCAGCTTCCTCAGCGCCAACCTGTGCCTGCTCCCCGACGGGCTGGCGCGCTTCAGCAACTTGAAGCACAGCCAGCGGCGGGCCGAGGCTGTGGGCGCCGCGCTGCTCGCCGGCCTGCGGCCCTCGCGCTATGGGGCCACTGGCAGCAGTCCGCCGGGGCCGGGGGCGCCCTGCGGAGTGCTGACAGCCGAGGTGCCGGCAGGTCTGGAATTCGTGTGCCTGCAGGAGGTGTTCGACCTGCGCTCGGCGCACCGCCTCGTGAGCCGCCTAGCGCCCAGTCTGGGCCCGGTGCTGCACGACGTGGGCTCGTGTGGCCTGCAGCCCGGGCCGCACCTCAAGCTGCTCGGCAGCGGGCTGCTGCTGGCCTCGCGCTACCCGCTGCTGCGCGCCGCCTTCCGGTCCTTCCCCCACGCACGTCGCGAGGACGCGCTGGCCTCCAAGGGACTGCTTTCGGCACAG GCGCAGGTGGGCATCCTGGACGGGCGCCGCGTCGTGGGCTTCCTGCACTGCACGCACTTGCATGCGCCGAGTG AGGACGGGCCCTTGCGCTGTAAACAGCTGACGCTCCTACTGGACTGGATCGAGCAGTTTGAAGCCGAGAGCCGCGAGAGTGGCGAGGCCGTGGCCTTCAGCGTGCTCCTGGGCGACCTAAACTTCGACAACTGCTCCTCAG ACCACGCGCAGGAGCAGGAGCACCAGCTCTTCAGCCACTTCCGGGACCCCTGCCGTCTGGGCACGCGCCGGGATCAGCCCTGGGCTCTGG GCACAATACTGAGCACCTCCACCCTCCGCCACTCGGTGGCCTGCTCCCCGGAGATGTTAAGGAG GGCCCTGGAGCAGGAGGAAGGGCGCCGCCGCTACCTGGCGGGCCCTCTGGGCGGAGGCCGCCGGGCTGAGCCCTGGCGGGGCCGGCGCCTGGACTACATCATGTACCGGGGAGCGGTCGGAGGCCCGCTGAGCCCA GAGGTGGAACAGGTGACGTTCAGCACCGCCCTGGCGGGGCTCACAGACCACCTGGCCGTGGGACTTCGCCTCCGAGTTTCCGTGCCCTCCTGA
- the OPLAH gene encoding 5-oxoprolinase isoform X2, producing MPEVLYEEVLEVDERVVLYRGEPGAGTPVKGRTGDLLEVQQPVDLGALRGKLEGLLSRGVRSLAVVLMHSYTWAQHEQQVGALARELGFTHVSLSSDTMPMVRIVPRGHTACADAYLTPTIQRYVQGFRRGFQGQLKDVQVLFMRSDGGLAPMESFSGSRAVLSGPAGGVVGYSATTYRVEGGQPVIGFDMGGTSTDVSRYAGEFEHVFEASTAGVTLQAPQLDINTVAAGGGSRLFFRSGLFVVGPESAGAHPGPACYRKGGPVTVTDANLVLGRLLPASFPCIFGPGEDQPLSSEASRKALEAVAAEVNSFLTNGPCPASPLSLEEVAMGFVRVANEAMCRPIRALTQARGHDPSAHVLACFGGAGGQHACAIARALGMDTVHVHRHSGLLSALGLALADVVHEAQEPCSLPYAPETFVQLDQRLSRLEEQCVDALRAQGFPRSQISTESFLHLRYQGTDCALMVSAHRHPAAARSPRAGDFGAAFVERYMREFGFVIPERPVVVDDVRVRGTGRSGLRLEDVPRAQTGPPRIDKMTQCYFEGGYQETPVYLLGELAYGHKLQGPCLIIDSNSTILVEPGCQAEVTDTGDIRISVGAEVPSLVGAQLDPIHLSIFSHRFMSIAEQMGRILQRTAISTNIKERLDFSCALFGPDGGLVSNAPHIPVHLGAMQETVQFQIQHLGADLHPGDVLLSNHPSAGGSHLPDLTVITPVFWPGQTRPVFYVASRGHHADIGGITPGSMPPHSTTLQQEGAVFLSFKLVQGGVFQEEAVTEALQAPGKIPGCSGTRNLHDNLSDLRAQVAANQKGIQLVGELIGQYGLDVVQAYMGHIQANAELAVRDMLRAFGTSRQARGLPLEVSAEDHMDDGSPIRLRVQINLSQGSAVFDFSGTGPEVIGNLNAPRAITLSALIYCLRCLVGRDIPLNQGCLAPVRVVIPRGCILDPSPEAAVVGGNVLTSQRVVDVILGAFGACAASQGCMNNVTLGNAHMGYYETVAGGAGAGPGWHGRSGVHSHMTNTRITDPEILESRYPVILRRFELRQGSGGRGRFRGGDGVVRELLFREEALLSVLTERRAFRPYGLHGGEPGARGLNLLIRKDGRTVNLGGKTSVPVFPGDVFCLHTPGGGGYGDPEDPAPPPGSPPQPPAFSERGSVYEYRRAQEAV from the exons ATGCCTGAGGTGCTGTACGAAGAGGTGCTGGAGGTGGACGAGCGCGTGGTGCTGTATCGCGGGGAGCCAGGTGCAGGGACACCTGTCAAAG GCCGCACGGGGGACCTGTTGGAGGTGCAGCAGCCTGTGGACCTTGGGGCTCTTCGTGGGAAGCTGGAGGGACTCCTGTCCCGAGGTGTCCGCAGCCTGGCCGTGGTGCTCATGCACTCCTACAC GTGGGCCCAGCATGAGCAGCAGGTGGGCGCACTGGCCCGGGAGCTGGGCTTCACCCACGTGTCACTGTCCTCGGACACCATGCCCATGGTGCGCATCGTGCCTCGGGGGCACACGGCCTGTGCCGACGCCTACCTTACCCCCACCATCCAGCGTTACGTGCAGGGTTTCCGCCGTGGCTTCCAGGGCCAGCTCAAG GACGTGCAGGTGCTGTTCATGCGCTCCGATGGTGGCCTGGCGCCCATGGAGTCCTTCAGCGGCTCCCGGGCTGTGCTCTCTGGCCCTGCTGGGGGTGTGGTTGGCTACTCAGCCACCACCTACCGGGTGGAAGGCGGCCAGCCCGTCATCGGCTTTGACATGGGAG gcaCATCCACCGACGTGAGCCGCTACGCTGGGGAGTTTGAGCATGTCTTTGAGGCCAGCACGGCTGGTGTCACCCTCCAGGCCCCTCAGCTGGACATCAACACAGTGGCAGCTGGTGGGGGCTCCCGCCTCTTCTTCAG GTCCGGCCTCTTTGTGGTGGGGCCTGAGTCTGCAGGAGCCCATCCTGGCCCTGCCTGCTACCGCAAGG GGGGCCCCGTGACGGTGACGGATGCCAATCTGGTTCTGGGTCGCCtactgcctgcctccttcccctgcaTTTTTGGGCCGGGAGAGGACCAGCCACTGTCCTCTGAGGCCTCCCGAAAGGCCCTGGAGGCTGTGGCCGCTGAGGTCAACAGCTTCCTGACCAACGGGCCTTGCCCGGCCTCCCCGCTGAGCCTGGAGGAGGTAGCCATGGGGTTCGTGCGTGTGGCCAACGAGGCCATGTGCCGGCCCATCCGCGCACTCACGCAG GCAAGAGGCCACGACCCCTCGGCCCACGTGCTGGCTTGCTTTGGGGGAGCTGGCGGGCAGCACGCGTGCGCCATTGCCCGAGCCCTGGGCATGGACACTGTGCACGTTCACAG GCACAGCGGGCTGCTGTCAGCGCTGGGGCTGGCCCTGGCGGACGTGGTGCACGAGGCGCAGGAGCCGTGTTCCTTGCCCTACGCACCTGAGACCTTTGTGCAGCTGGACCAGAGGCTGAGCCGCCTGGAGGAGCAGTGTGTGGACGCCCTGCGGGCCCAGGGCTTTCCCAG GTCCCAGATCAGCACCGAGAGCTTCCTGCATCTGCGCTATCAGGGCACAGACTGTGCCCTCATGGTGTCTGCCCACCGGCACCCGGCCGCTGCCCGCTCGCCCCGTGCTGGCGACTTTGGGGCCGCCTTTGTGGAGAG GTACATGAGAGAGTTTGGCTTCGTCATCCCCGAGCGGCCGGTGGTGGTGGACGACGTGCGTGTGAGGGGCACTGGCCGCAGCGGCCTTCGCCTCGAGGATGTTCCCAGAGCTCAGACTGGGCCTCCCCGCATAGACAAG ATGACCCAGTGCTACTTTGAGGGGGGCTACCAGGAGACCCCTGTGTACCTGCTGGGAGAGCTGGCCTATGGGCACAAGCTTCAGGGGCCCTGCCTCATCATCGACAGCAACAG CACCATCCTGGTGGAGCCAGGCTGCCAGGCAGAGGTGACTGATACCGGGGACATCCGCATCTCTGTGGGGGCTGAAGTCCCGAGCCTGGTGGGCGCCCAGCTTGAccccatccacctgtccatcttCTCTCACCGCTTCATGAGCATTGCTG AGCAGATGGGCCGCATCCTGCAGCGCACAGCCATCTCCACCAACATCAAGGAGCGTCTGGACTTCTCCTGTGCCCTCTTCGGGCCCGATGGGGGGCTGGTGTCCAACGCCCCCCACATCCCCGTGCACCTGGGCGCCATGCAGGAGACCGTACAGTTCCAG ATCCAGCACCTGGGGGCCGACCTCCACCCTGGTGACGTGCTGCTGAGCAACCACCCGAGCGCTGGGGGCAGCCACCTGCCAGACCTGACCGTCATCACCCCG GTATTTTGGCCGGGTCAGACTCGGCCTGTGTTCTACGTGGCAAGCCGTGGGCACCATGCGGACATTGGGGGCATCACGCCGGGCTCCATGCCTCCCCACTCCACCACACTGCAGCAGGAGGGCGccgtctttctgtctttcaaactCGTCCAGGGAGGAGTCTTCCAAGAGGAGG CGGTAACTGAGGCCCTGCAGGCCCCAGGCAAGATTCCCGGCTGCAGCGGCACGAGGAACTTGCACGACAACCTGTCAGACCTCCGCGCCCAGGTGGCCGCCAACCAGAAGGGCATCCAGCTGGTGGGAGAGCTCATCGGGCAGTACGGCCTGGATGTGGTGCAGGCCTACATGGGCCACATTCAG GCGAACGCGGAGCTGGCTGTGCGAGATATGCTGCGGGCCTTCGGAACCTCCCGGCAGGCCCGAGGCCTGCCCCTGGAGGTGTCAGCAGAGGACCACATGGATGATGGTTCCCCCATCCGGCTCCGCGTGCAGATCAACCTGAGTCAG GGCAGCGCAGTGTTTGACTTCAGCGGCACGGGGCCTGAGGTGATCGGCAACCTCAACGCTCCTCGGGCCATCACGCTGTCCGCCCTCATCTACTGCCTGCGGTGCCTGGTGGGCCGCGACATCCCGCTCAACCAG GGCTGCCTGGCGCCAGTGCGCGTCGTGATTCCCAGAGGCTGCATTCTGGATCCGTCCCCCGAAGCGGCCGTGGTGGGTGGCAACGTGCTCACGTCGCAGCGCGTGGTGGACGTCATCCTGGGGGCCTTTGGGGCCTGCGCCGCCTCCCAG GGCTGCATGAACAACGTGACCCTGGGCAACGCCCACATGGGCTACTACGAGACGGtggcgggcggcgcgggcgcgGGCCCCGGCTGGCACGGGCGCAGCGGCGTGCACAGCCACATGACCAACACGCGCATCACCGACCCCGAGATCCTGGAGAGCAG GTACCCAGTCATCCTGCGCCGCTTCGAGCTGAGGCAGGGGTCCGGGGGCCGCGGGCGCTTCCGAGGCGGCGACGGCGTCGTCCGCGAGCTGCTCTTCCGCGAGGAGGCGCTGCTGTCCGTGCTGACCGAGCGTCGCGCCTTCCGGCCATACGGCCTCCACG GGGGCGAGCCCGGAGCCCGGGGCCTAAACCTGCTGATTCGCAAGGACGGCCGGACGGTGAATCTGGGCGGGAAGACGTCGGTGCCCGTGTTCCCCGGG GACGTGTTCTGCCTCCACACACCAGGCGGGGGCGGCTACGGGGACCCGGAGGACCCCGCCCCACCGCCGGGGTCGCCCCCGCAGCCCCCAGCCTTCTCTGAGCGCGGCAGCGTCTACGAGTACCGCAGAGCCCAGGAGGCGGTGTGA
- the OPLAH gene encoding 5-oxoprolinase isoform X1: MGSPEGRFHFAIDRGGTFTDVFAQCPGGQVRVLKLLSEDPANYADAPTEGIRRILEQEGGVLLPRDQPLDTSRIASIRMGTTVATNALLERRGERVALLVTRGFRDLLHVGTQAREDLFDLAVPMPEVLYEEVLEVDERVVLYRGEPGAGTPVKGRTGDLLEVQQPVDLGALRGKLEGLLSRGVRSLAVVLMHSYTWAQHEQQVGALARELGFTHVSLSSDTMPMVRIVPRGHTACADAYLTPTIQRYVQGFRRGFQGQLKDVQVLFMRSDGGLAPMESFSGSRAVLSGPAGGVVGYSATTYRVEGGQPVIGFDMGGTSTDVSRYAGEFEHVFEASTAGVTLQAPQLDINTVAAGGGSRLFFRSGLFVVGPESAGAHPGPACYRKGGPVTVTDANLVLGRLLPASFPCIFGPGEDQPLSSEASRKALEAVAAEVNSFLTNGPCPASPLSLEEVAMGFVRVANEAMCRPIRALTQARGHDPSAHVLACFGGAGGQHACAIARALGMDTVHVHRHSGLLSALGLALADVVHEAQEPCSLPYAPETFVQLDQRLSRLEEQCVDALRAQGFPRSQISTESFLHLRYQGTDCALMVSAHRHPAAARSPRAGDFGAAFVERYMREFGFVIPERPVVVDDVRVRGTGRSGLRLEDVPRAQTGPPRIDKMTQCYFEGGYQETPVYLLGELAYGHKLQGPCLIIDSNSTILVEPGCQAEVTDTGDIRISVGAEVPSLVGAQLDPIHLSIFSHRFMSIAEQMGRILQRTAISTNIKERLDFSCALFGPDGGLVSNAPHIPVHLGAMQETVQFQIQHLGADLHPGDVLLSNHPSAGGSHLPDLTVITPVFWPGQTRPVFYVASRGHHADIGGITPGSMPPHSTTLQQEGAVFLSFKLVQGGVFQEEAVTEALQAPGKIPGCSGTRNLHDNLSDLRAQVAANQKGIQLVGELIGQYGLDVVQAYMGHIQANAELAVRDMLRAFGTSRQARGLPLEVSAEDHMDDGSPIRLRVQINLSQGSAVFDFSGTGPEVIGNLNAPRAITLSALIYCLRCLVGRDIPLNQGCLAPVRVVIPRGCILDPSPEAAVVGGNVLTSQRVVDVILGAFGACAASQGCMNNVTLGNAHMGYYETVAGGAGAGPGWHGRSGVHSHMTNTRITDPEILESRYPVILRRFELRQGSGGRGRFRGGDGVVRELLFREEALLSVLTERRAFRPYGLHGGEPGARGLNLLIRKDGRTVNLGGKTSVPVFPGDVFCLHTPGGGGYGDPEDPAPPPGSPPQPPAFSERGSVYEYRRAQEAV, encoded by the exons ATGGGCAGCCCCGAGGGGCGTTTCCACTTCGCCATCGACCGTGGAGGCACCTTCACAGATGTCTTTGCCCAGTGCCCCGGGGGGCAAGTGAGGGTCTTGAAGCTGCTCTCAGAGGACCCCGCCAACTATGCAGACGCCCCTACTGAGGGCATCCGCCGCATCCTGGAGCAG GAAGGAGGCGTGCTGTTGCCGCGGGACCAGCCGCTGGACACCAGCCGCATTGCCAGCATCCGCATGGGCACCACGGTGGCCACCAACGCGTTGCTGGAGCGGCGGGGGGAGCGGGTGGCGCTGCTGGTGACGCGTGGCTTCCGAGACCTGCTGCACGTGGGCACCCAGGCCCGAGAGGACCTCTTTGACCTG gcCGTGCCCATGCCTGAGGTGCTGTACGAAGAGGTGCTGGAGGTGGACGAGCGCGTGGTGCTGTATCGCGGGGAGCCAGGTGCAGGGACACCTGTCAAAG GCCGCACGGGGGACCTGTTGGAGGTGCAGCAGCCTGTGGACCTTGGGGCTCTTCGTGGGAAGCTGGAGGGACTCCTGTCCCGAGGTGTCCGCAGCCTGGCCGTGGTGCTCATGCACTCCTACAC GTGGGCCCAGCATGAGCAGCAGGTGGGCGCACTGGCCCGGGAGCTGGGCTTCACCCACGTGTCACTGTCCTCGGACACCATGCCCATGGTGCGCATCGTGCCTCGGGGGCACACGGCCTGTGCCGACGCCTACCTTACCCCCACCATCCAGCGTTACGTGCAGGGTTTCCGCCGTGGCTTCCAGGGCCAGCTCAAG GACGTGCAGGTGCTGTTCATGCGCTCCGATGGTGGCCTGGCGCCCATGGAGTCCTTCAGCGGCTCCCGGGCTGTGCTCTCTGGCCCTGCTGGGGGTGTGGTTGGCTACTCAGCCACCACCTACCGGGTGGAAGGCGGCCAGCCCGTCATCGGCTTTGACATGGGAG gcaCATCCACCGACGTGAGCCGCTACGCTGGGGAGTTTGAGCATGTCTTTGAGGCCAGCACGGCTGGTGTCACCCTCCAGGCCCCTCAGCTGGACATCAACACAGTGGCAGCTGGTGGGGGCTCCCGCCTCTTCTTCAG GTCCGGCCTCTTTGTGGTGGGGCCTGAGTCTGCAGGAGCCCATCCTGGCCCTGCCTGCTACCGCAAGG GGGGCCCCGTGACGGTGACGGATGCCAATCTGGTTCTGGGTCGCCtactgcctgcctccttcccctgcaTTTTTGGGCCGGGAGAGGACCAGCCACTGTCCTCTGAGGCCTCCCGAAAGGCCCTGGAGGCTGTGGCCGCTGAGGTCAACAGCTTCCTGACCAACGGGCCTTGCCCGGCCTCCCCGCTGAGCCTGGAGGAGGTAGCCATGGGGTTCGTGCGTGTGGCCAACGAGGCCATGTGCCGGCCCATCCGCGCACTCACGCAG GCAAGAGGCCACGACCCCTCGGCCCACGTGCTGGCTTGCTTTGGGGGAGCTGGCGGGCAGCACGCGTGCGCCATTGCCCGAGCCCTGGGCATGGACACTGTGCACGTTCACAG GCACAGCGGGCTGCTGTCAGCGCTGGGGCTGGCCCTGGCGGACGTGGTGCACGAGGCGCAGGAGCCGTGTTCCTTGCCCTACGCACCTGAGACCTTTGTGCAGCTGGACCAGAGGCTGAGCCGCCTGGAGGAGCAGTGTGTGGACGCCCTGCGGGCCCAGGGCTTTCCCAG GTCCCAGATCAGCACCGAGAGCTTCCTGCATCTGCGCTATCAGGGCACAGACTGTGCCCTCATGGTGTCTGCCCACCGGCACCCGGCCGCTGCCCGCTCGCCCCGTGCTGGCGACTTTGGGGCCGCCTTTGTGGAGAG GTACATGAGAGAGTTTGGCTTCGTCATCCCCGAGCGGCCGGTGGTGGTGGACGACGTGCGTGTGAGGGGCACTGGCCGCAGCGGCCTTCGCCTCGAGGATGTTCCCAGAGCTCAGACTGGGCCTCCCCGCATAGACAAG ATGACCCAGTGCTACTTTGAGGGGGGCTACCAGGAGACCCCTGTGTACCTGCTGGGAGAGCTGGCCTATGGGCACAAGCTTCAGGGGCCCTGCCTCATCATCGACAGCAACAG CACCATCCTGGTGGAGCCAGGCTGCCAGGCAGAGGTGACTGATACCGGGGACATCCGCATCTCTGTGGGGGCTGAAGTCCCGAGCCTGGTGGGCGCCCAGCTTGAccccatccacctgtccatcttCTCTCACCGCTTCATGAGCATTGCTG AGCAGATGGGCCGCATCCTGCAGCGCACAGCCATCTCCACCAACATCAAGGAGCGTCTGGACTTCTCCTGTGCCCTCTTCGGGCCCGATGGGGGGCTGGTGTCCAACGCCCCCCACATCCCCGTGCACCTGGGCGCCATGCAGGAGACCGTACAGTTCCAG ATCCAGCACCTGGGGGCCGACCTCCACCCTGGTGACGTGCTGCTGAGCAACCACCCGAGCGCTGGGGGCAGCCACCTGCCAGACCTGACCGTCATCACCCCG GTATTTTGGCCGGGTCAGACTCGGCCTGTGTTCTACGTGGCAAGCCGTGGGCACCATGCGGACATTGGGGGCATCACGCCGGGCTCCATGCCTCCCCACTCCACCACACTGCAGCAGGAGGGCGccgtctttctgtctttcaaactCGTCCAGGGAGGAGTCTTCCAAGAGGAGG CGGTAACTGAGGCCCTGCAGGCCCCAGGCAAGATTCCCGGCTGCAGCGGCACGAGGAACTTGCACGACAACCTGTCAGACCTCCGCGCCCAGGTGGCCGCCAACCAGAAGGGCATCCAGCTGGTGGGAGAGCTCATCGGGCAGTACGGCCTGGATGTGGTGCAGGCCTACATGGGCCACATTCAG GCGAACGCGGAGCTGGCTGTGCGAGATATGCTGCGGGCCTTCGGAACCTCCCGGCAGGCCCGAGGCCTGCCCCTGGAGGTGTCAGCAGAGGACCACATGGATGATGGTTCCCCCATCCGGCTCCGCGTGCAGATCAACCTGAGTCAG GGCAGCGCAGTGTTTGACTTCAGCGGCACGGGGCCTGAGGTGATCGGCAACCTCAACGCTCCTCGGGCCATCACGCTGTCCGCCCTCATCTACTGCCTGCGGTGCCTGGTGGGCCGCGACATCCCGCTCAACCAG GGCTGCCTGGCGCCAGTGCGCGTCGTGATTCCCAGAGGCTGCATTCTGGATCCGTCCCCCGAAGCGGCCGTGGTGGGTGGCAACGTGCTCACGTCGCAGCGCGTGGTGGACGTCATCCTGGGGGCCTTTGGGGCCTGCGCCGCCTCCCAG GGCTGCATGAACAACGTGACCCTGGGCAACGCCCACATGGGCTACTACGAGACGGtggcgggcggcgcgggcgcgGGCCCCGGCTGGCACGGGCGCAGCGGCGTGCACAGCCACATGACCAACACGCGCATCACCGACCCCGAGATCCTGGAGAGCAG GTACCCAGTCATCCTGCGCCGCTTCGAGCTGAGGCAGGGGTCCGGGGGCCGCGGGCGCTTCCGAGGCGGCGACGGCGTCGTCCGCGAGCTGCTCTTCCGCGAGGAGGCGCTGCTGTCCGTGCTGACCGAGCGTCGCGCCTTCCGGCCATACGGCCTCCACG GGGGCGAGCCCGGAGCCCGGGGCCTAAACCTGCTGATTCGCAAGGACGGCCGGACGGTGAATCTGGGCGGGAAGACGTCGGTGCCCGTGTTCCCCGGG GACGTGTTCTGCCTCCACACACCAGGCGGGGGCGGCTACGGGGACCCGGAGGACCCCGCCCCACCGCCGGGGTCGCCCCCGCAGCCCCCAGCCTTCTCTGAGCGCGGCAGCGTCTACGAGTACCGCAGAGCCCAGGAGGCGGTGTGA
- the SPATC1 gene encoding speriolin yields MSLLANYEGLRHQIERLVRENEELKKLVRLIRENHELKSAIKTQAGGLGISGFSTGFGQMAATPQHQGNCVFLPPSPAAAHEPVLEEVGVVALAPLADMLNSPQPGPTAGPIVSPLTGPLSTLLPGLGPMSQSGLFSSILTGPLTPSSPLARPLAVAPGGTLGSSMGTVSTGPLTPSSTLAGLMAVSPRGTLGSSMGLPSTGPPTPSSPLAGPLAVAPGGILGSSMGTASTGPLTPSSPLMAPTTGTVAISLSSPLLTSTAAPLGVSQNLVANPVSNLVLPEAQRVRLTEPFRGCPSGPPPSAGAGPAGTTKVPMSTEHPQPTQDPEPLGVTFVGVPLHTSTPMETKGAAGPGTAFSFSTSDARAQPGAPQGQAVPAPVPVAPTAAPQATTGYASPGTTHVAQCPPPSPTRAHHPPTQPSSTPHSPPRNPHSPPRTSSSPASVNDPRGPRGTETSRKSMAELERKLAHRKISRFPDSPRESRQLAWERLVGEIAFQLDRRILSSIFPERVRLYGFTVSNIPEKIIQASLNPGDHKLDEELCQTLTQRYVSIMNRLQSLGYDGRVHPALTEQLVNAYGILRERPELAASEGGSYTVDFLQRVLVETVHPSMLTDALLLLSCLNQLAHDDGKPMFIW; encoded by the exons ATGTCTCTACTCGCCAATTATGAGGGGCTCCGGCATCAGATCGAGAGGCTGGTGAGGGAGAACGAGGAGCTAAAGAAGCTGGTGCGGCTCATTCGGGAGAATCACGAGCTCAAGTCGGCGATCAAGACGCAGGCGGGCGGCCTGGGCATCAGCGGCTTCAGCACCGGGTTCGGCCAGATGGCGGCCACTCCTCAACACCAGGGAAACT GTGTCTTCCTGCCCCCGTCCCCGGCAGCAGCACACGAGCCCGTCCTGGAAGAAGTGGGCGTTGTGGCTCTGGCACCCCTGGCCGACATGCTAAACAGCCCGCAGCCCGGCCCCACGGCAGGCCCCATCGTGAGCCCCCTGACGGGCCCCCTCAGCACCTTGCTGCCCGGTCTAGGGCCCATGTCACAGAGCGGCCTGTTCTCCAGCATCCTGACCGGCCCCCTGACTCCGAGCAGCCCCCTGGCCAGGCCCCTGGCAGTGGCCCCAGGAGGCACACTGGGCAGCTCCATGGGCACGGTCTCCACCGGCCCTCTGACTCCGAGCAGCACCCTGGCCGGCCTCATGGCAGTGTCCCCAAGAGGCACACTGGGAAGCTCCATGGGCCTGCCCTCCACCGGTCCCCCGACTCCGAGCAGCCCCCTGGCCGGGCCCCTGGCAGTGGCCCCAGGAGGCATACTGGGCAGCTCCATGGGCACGGCCTCCACCGGCCCCCTGACCCCGAGCAGCCCCCTGATGGCACCTACGACAGGCACAGTGGCCATCTCTCTGAGCAGCCCTCTGCTCACCTCCACAGCTGCCCCTCTAGGTGTTTCTCAGAACCTTGTGGCCAACCCCGTGAGCAATCTGGTGCTGCCGGAGGCCCAGAGGGTGCGGCTGACAGAGCCGTTCCGAGGATGCCCATCTGGACCCCCTCCCTCCGCTGGAGCAGGGCCTGCTGGCACCACCAAAG TCCCAATGTCCACTGAGCACCCACAGCCGACCCAGGACCCGGAGCCTCTCGGCGTGACATTTGTGGGCGTGCCCTTGCACACCTCTACCCCCATGGAGACCAAGGGCGCAGCTGGCCCCGGGACGGCCTTCTCCTTCAGCACCTCGGACGCCCGGGCCCAGCCCGGTGCCCCCCAGGGACAAGCAGTTCCTGCCCCTGTCCCCGTCGCCCCTACTGCTGCCCCCCAAGCTACCACCGGCTACGCCTCCCCCGGCACCACCCACGTTGCCCAGTGcccacccccgtcccccacccgggcacaccacccccccacccagccctcatccaccccccactcccctcctcgAAATCCGCATTCCCCACCTCGCACCTCGTCCTCCCCGGCTTCAGTCAACGACCCCCGGGGTCCACGCGGCACAGAAACATCTCGGAAAAGCATGGCAGAGTTGGAACGGAAGCTGGCCCACAGGAAGATCAGCAGGTTTCCCGACAGCCCCCGAG AGTCGAGGCAGCTGGCCTGGGAGCGGCTGGTGGGGGAGATCGCCTTCCAGCTGGACCGCAGGATCCTGTCCAGTATCTTCCCCGAGCGCGTGCGCCTGTACGGCTTCACCGTCTCCAACATCCCAGAGAAGATCATCCAG GCCTCCCTGAACCCCGGCGACCACAAGCTGGATGAAGAGCTGTGCCAGACGCTCACGCAGCGCTACGTGAGCATCATGAACCGGCTGCAGAGCCTGGGCTACGACGGGCGGGTGCACCCGGCGCTCACCGAGCAGCTGGTGAACGCCTACGGGATCCTGCGTGAGAGGCCAGAGCTGGCCGCGTCCGAGGGCGGCTCCTACACCGTGGACTTCCTGCAGCGCGTGCTGGTGGAGACCGTGCACCCCAGCATGCTCACCGACGCCCTGCTGCTGCTCTCCTGCCTCAACCAGCTGGCGCATGACGATGGCAAGCCTATGTTCATCTGGTGA